Sequence from the Clupea harengus chromosome 20, Ch_v2.0.2, whole genome shotgun sequence genome:
cacacacacacacacacacacacacacacacacacacacacacacacacacacacacacacagtctcggGAAATCCTGGGGTGTAACACCTCCACTGCTGTCACATTTGCACCAGCTTGTCCCCAGTCTAGAGGTGTAGACGGCTCCTCCTgtctggcacagacacacacacacacacacacacacacgcacgcacgcacgcacgcacgcacgcacgcacgcacgcacgcacgcacgcacacatacacacacatacactgagagaaacacacacactgagagaaagacacacacacacacacacactgagagtaagacacacacactgacacaatcacacacacacacacacacacacacacacacacacacacacacacacacacacattcactgagagaaagacacacacaaactgagagtgagacacatacacacacacactgagagtaacacacacacactgacacacacacacattcactcgcaCACCTCCAGGGTCtggttcctctgtctctctctctgctaataACATGGCagccatccccctctctcatgtCTGCTAACTGCTGTGACTACCCCCTGGCTCAGTCTGAACCCCCTGTAGTAGGAGctttttccaaaacacacaggtgagagagagaaagagaaagagagagagagagaaagggagggggtaGGCACACCGGTGAGATGAGGATGAATAAGTGAGATAGCTGGataggcagaaagagagaaaaacagagagggaaacgCAGGTCAGAGAAGTGGTTCCTAAACTTCAAACGGCAGGCCTCCCTTtggcaatgaaaaaaaacatgcaaagatTGAGATGCTCATATAGCCTATTAcctgtttttaattaaatacaaaataaacgtAATTCAATTACATGaattaaaaaacataaataaaacagcatttctacattttcaatttaatttcaatttttaataaataaaaaaaaacagaaaaaatcaGCTTTTCTTTAACATAGTTTTTATGAATAGTTAAATActgtacattttatttcatcaatcagttaaaatagctatcccttctaacatATAAGCCAAACGGAAGATCCTTACCGTATTATACcaagtacaaagtaggctataaactcaccATAGGCGactatgctgtaagagcactgccattCTTAATTTGACCAGGAGTTGTTAGTTTAGGGTTCACGTTCAGTTTTTTCACCCTCAACCCACGCCCCTCCCCACTGCTGTaacttcacccacacacacatgccacacacgcCCTCCCCAACCCCTGGAGGCCAGGcccacactttgggaaccactggagagagagagaggaaagtgagagtgaaaaaagaccaggaaggaacagagatgagaagagtgtatgtgtctgtgtgtgtatttatgtgtgtgagggtgtctgtgtgtgtgtgtgtgtgtgtctcccacagGAGAGCCCACAGTGTGAAGTGTGAGGATGGAGTACCCTAGGGACATGGGGAGATTTTCGAGGTGTCAGTTCTGTTGGACCGAAGCAGATTGGTGGCATCAGCAGCGGTGGGAGGTAGGAGGCTCAGGTGCTCTGATggaatataatttataccatatattgaagattcagtcttaggttttagtcagtcaagatccaggttttaatcttatacagtggtggccaaccaagggagacaaagcctgaacgtccactcatagTTTCACCTCAGACTCGTCTGATTATTCCTTTAGGGATCTGCTCTtaaaaagctgagtttaggggtgttaccgtctattcaaataagccatgggtgcagggctctttgtatcgacctgggggggaaggtgagagtctaatatcacacctcactccccaggtcagcccaaggtatattcaccaaggaatgtttacatgctagttaaatccaaataaaagtatcAATTATAACTAGGgataatatcattgaattattgactatggcatattcttatgacctatgccggtcccttcagcTCCACAGATCAGGAACGGCCCGCTGAGGGCcacgtctgacacacacagaaaaaaaaccgagacagagagacgaTAGTGAGATGATAGTGAGATAATAGTGAGACGATAGCGAGACGATAGTGCTCAGCCTCTGAAATTAAACTTCATTTGGGTGATTTATGTTGGCTTGCCTGTAGATGCGCATGCACAtatcctgtatatgtaaatatgtatccAGGATCAACATAAGGACCTGTTCATTCTCCAAATCTTTTGACACTGTCCAGAGAGAACTTTTATGGAACATCCACCATAGGTTGGGATGCCCCAACAAATTCGTCAACATCCACCAGTTTCACAATGGAATAACTGCTCGGGTCTTGTTAAAAAACAAAGGTCTGCGTCCACCAAGCCATctgcatcaccaccctcctctacagcTATGAAGCTTGGGTAACTTACGGCCGCCACATCAAATCCCTGGAGCACCTCCTCATACGTTGCCTTCAGCGCATCCTGGGGATTATCTGGTGTGATCGTGTGCCTCAGTCTGAAAAAACAACTGCAGAAGCATTAAGGTGATGATCATCTAGCACCAGTTTCAGTGGCTGGTAAGGATGCCCCCAAACCGGCTGCCTCGCAGAGTGCTATATGGCcagctacatttacatttagcagacatttacatttagcagacgcttttatccaaagcgacttacaagtttgtatatacattttacatctatactgatggcacactgcacatcaggagcaattaggggttcagtgtcttgctcaaggacgcttcgacagtgggaatcgaactagcaaccttctaattactaaacgacttctctacttcctgaaccactgtcgccAGCTACACCATGTGCGACACTCTGCTAGCAGGAAGAGGAAGCGCTCCAAGGACTAGTTGCAGACTGCGTTAAGGAAGAGCAAAATCAGACCCGGGGACCTGGAGGATGTGGCTGCTGACTGTAAGACCTGGCGACAGCCGTGCCTGGATGGGACCCAGATAGTGGAGGAAAGGACCGCCAGGAGACAGCACAGGAGACTCAGGAGGAACACGCCTATAGCTGCGGCTACTGCTGCCACCACATATACAGGCAATAGGACCTGTGGGTACAGAGCAGGACTATTCAATCATCAAAGAACTCACTGATTAAAGACAAAAATGGacgtcacatgtgtgtgtgtgtgtgtgtgtgtgtgtgttttgtgtgtgtgtgtgtgtgttttgtgtgtgtgtgtgtgtgtgtgtgcgtgcgtgtgtgtgtgtgtgtgtgtgtgtgtgtgatgatgatacTGATATGAGGTCGACCCACTATTCTGTCATACTGAAATGACACGGCCacagtatttatttacaggggCGCAACAATGGCAGAGAGAAATGTGGGGTgggcggtggggtggggggtggggggggggggtagtagaTGGACAATGGGGCGAGAGGGATCTTCTAATGTTACATATAGCAAGTCAGACTAATTTTATAAGTGAAGTAACATCTCTTTCAAGATCCCTCATCCTGAAAATCTATCAAGTCTTGCGTGAAACAGCTTTACTCCTCCATTCTTCCCTTATCACCTCCTGTTCACTTAAGCATTTACTTTTTTTGCTCCTAAATCTCCATGGCATTTGTGTCATGTTGAATTAGAGTCTGAATTGCTTAATTTATTTCAGTTGCTTCTCCTTAATCTACTGTTGCGTAGGTTACAACCTACCCCACAAGCATTttccaaatgaataaatgtggcTGTAAATATCCGTAGTGGCTTAAAGCCATTGTCTCTGTACACAACTGTGAACTGAACCATTTAGAACTTACAGACAAAGCAGTATCTCCGCAATTTTAGGTCAAAAGACAGCGGCGTTGTAACTGCATGAGAATACGACAGATTACAATTCATGCGAGCTCTCAAAAGAGCGCAATGTTGGCACGAAATACAAATACCTGCATGGTGGTCTGAGACAGTgcctacacattcacacacagtcatcacttTTTaccaagagagaaaagagagagagaagaggaaatcggaggagaagatgaaagaaaggaagactTAAGGGTGAGGTGGTGACAGAGAACAGAACTGGGATTCTCTTGAAGAGGCAGGGGGTTTGGGGTCGCCTGGAGAGAGAGTATGGTCTTCACACTGTTCCAAGGGTTTTGGGGTCGCCTGGAGAGAGAGTATGGTCTTCACACTGTTCCAAGGGCTTGGGGTCGCCTGGAGAGAGAGTATGGTCTTCACACTGTTCCAAGGGCTTGGGGTCGCCTGGAGAGAGAGTATGGTCTTCACACTGTTCCAAGGGCTTGGGGTCGCCTGGAGAGAGAGTATGGTCTTCACACTGTTCCAAGGGCTTGGGGTCGCCTGGAGAGAGAGTATGGTCTTCACACTGTTCCAAGGGCTTGGGGTCACCTGGAGAGAGAGTATGGTCTTCACACTGTTCCAAGGGCTTGGGGTCGCCTGGAGAGAGAGTATGGTCTTCACACTGTTCCAAGGGCTTGGGGTCACCTGGAGAGAGAGTATGGTCTTCACACTGTTCCAAGTCGACAGCATGAGGGCATTTAGAGGACCATTGATCAAGCCTGCATGCTTACGCTGGTTTACTACACCGCAACAGATGACTGGGCCTGAGACATTACAGCAGGAGATGTGTGAAAGCTGTGTTGATAAGTTCAAGAaaacttgctcacacacacacacacacacacacacacacacacacacacacacacacacacacacacacacacacacacacacacacacacacaccaattcaggaaaaaacacatCACTTTCTAACAATCCACATGACTTCAGAAAAATGTCAGATTTTTACCATCAGTTTTTAAAACTACGGAGTACATTTAaatgacacaatcacacacacgatCTCTTAATGTCTTTCTATGTGGCATCTCTGGTGCCATCAAGAGCATCCAGCTGGAAGACATAGGATGACTTTCTTCTACATTTACACTGTTTATCTACCTCAAGGGAGGCATATAGACGAGATGAAGATTTCGAGCTGTTATTGACGGATCTATCATGCAGAGAACCAACACTGCTTTTAACAGCCTGATGTTAAATGGCACCTTTAAGGCGAGATCTATATTAAGGGAGGTGGAATGAGTGGCAGAGTAATATTTTTTCAGAGTAATAAAGAGCACATGGTGATGCATGGGGTGAATGCTTTTGGTTCAAATATGAGTCTGTACTCTTTGCTTGATACAAGAGAGAGTTCATGCAGAATATATTATTGTGTGTTTAGATTACTTTAGAGATggtttgtttcaaactgtgtgtgacactcacgtgcccgtgtgtgtgtcagtgtgtgtgttcgtttgtctgtgtgtgtgtgagagagtgtatgtgtgtgagagtgtgtgggtgtgtgtgtggttgactcAATGCACAAACCTGGAACCAGGTGCAGATGAGAGGGAATTAAAAATAGAGCACCTTAAAATACCCACAGAGCAAGTGcgagcgcacgcacacatcttaaccgcacgcacacacgcccatGCTCACAAGCAAAgctctcacttcctctttccCCACGACTAACGCACTTGGAAATGTCATGTACCTGGTCATAGACCTGCAGTGTAAATATAAAGGAGAATATATTGCACTGATCATTTCTCTTTTCCACTTTATCTGATCTGACTCTTGAGTGAAAACACCAAAACTCACATTATGCCGACTGTATTTGTACCTCAAACAATAGAGAAAGTTCCCAACAGTACAGAACGTTCGCACACGTTGATATCAAGTACACTTTACCAATACAGTGACTTTGGATAAAATACTTGATGTTCTCTTTTTGTTCAAATTCAAGGCACGTGATGGCACAAATTGAATGAGCTATATCCATTTGTAAATGACAGAACTACTACAGGGCTTTAATGGCTACTGGGTCAAAGAGATGAGCCACTGCAATTTTGCATGTACTTAATCTCATATGGCATATTGCACTGGTctccaggaaaaaaaacagacctcATTTAGTGTATTTGGGTATCAAGCATTAAGGTAACAGCACTGCGAAGGCTCTCCAGAAGGGTTAAAAAATCTCAGACTTTGAAGCCACAGAGTTTTATTAAACTCAAatctgtttaaaatcttttatttttattttttacaaacgTGCccaaagaagaggaaaaaacaaacaagtacacactaaggaaaacaaacaactaCAAGTGTTAAgctctatctccctcttgtggTATAAGCAGCACATTACTGTTAGCCAGGTTATGTTATACATATTCAGTGCCTTAAAGAGTTGaacataaaaaacacagaatTCTCTTGGATTTGCCTTGAGATGAGAAGGCATTCTCTGGCAGGATATTATTTGACCTCACATTGACCTTTAAGTCACAAATGGAAAACTCCTAATGGATTTGTATAGTAACTAAAATCAAGGGTGAGTATTGGTGTGAATAATTAAATTAGTGCTATTGTGTAGGTCCATATGTTCTCATAGACAATTAAGAACTACAATGTAAtgagcatgtatgtatgtatagcaACACAGTATAAAACAAAGATGCTGGCTCATATCTGTGGGTTGCCTGTTAGTGTATTGTACCTAACCATCTCACAGTACCTATCCTCCACTATGTTGCTCATTAGTGCTGTTGACTGTAACGGTCATTACATAAGGGTATCTGGGTTTGACTGCTAATCAAAGCTGTGACTACATGCTTTCATGGGAGCTGTGACACCAAACTAGAACTTGCTGCTTATGGCACCACGTGCTGACAGGGAAGTACCCATCTGAAATCTGCTTTCATACAAACTTCAAGTCTTTGAGCAAATCTTTGTAATCTTTGTTTCTAAAGTATTCCAAATACCCCCGACGGCCATCATAGTGTTTCAAGAGAAGTACAGCAGTAGCTAGCTTTACTTATGTTAGCACATAACATCTTCCATCATTTAGAAAAACTGAATTAAAATGGTTGAGTGTTTCTATGCCCAAATTCCACTGGGGCCGCGACTTCCTACACTGGCATTCCAACACTGGCATGACCGCTAGGGAACAGAGGTGATGAAGGCACAGACTGGACAGTTAAACCCTGAAAACTTCAGGAGACGGGCATCAGGGGGGCGGTAATGCCAACACTACACTCCTCAATCACGCACTGCCATCTTTcgccttctctcccttcccagCCTTGGCCCGTGGCATCCGGCCCATGTTGTAGAACTCCTCGTTGGGCCTCATGTCTGTGAGGTGGGCCAGGCGGTTAGACATGGCGAAGAAGGCGGCGATGGCGGCGATGTCCCAGGCGTCCTCGCGGTCCAGGCCGTGATCCGCCAGTGCTTTGAAGTGCTGGTCCGTCACGTTTTCGCTGCGGCACACGGTCAGAGCGAAGTCCAGCATGGCGCGCTCGCGAGGGCTCAACTCAGCTGTGCTGTAGTTCACTGCCACCTAGGGGACAGGAGCAGTAATTGTGCCATTCATTAACAGGACAGTTTCAGGAAGTTACTGCAAGTGCTCTTGCAATGAAACTGATAAGTTACTaaatacattacatatacatacGTTACTAAATCACATTCTAGACACTAGGCTGCTGCAGATATGGAGCCTGCGATGCCCATTAGTGTTTTACTCCAACTAAGTGCTTTTGCATCTTCCGAAGTAATCCACTGACCATTTTGGATCATTTTCAAAGGGCACTGAGGACTCTACAAATCATGTAATACAGCCCTTTTCCAATTAAATCATACTCCTCCAGGCTAAATGAAGGACTTGAGGGTTTATCTCTCAGCACAGCCATGATTTGTGTGAAGTGGCCCTGCGGTTAAATGGATGAGCCATTTTTAATGAATGCTTCTGTTTAAAATGCAGGGGCACAGAGGCTAAGTAAACattggcgtgtgtgagtgtgtgtgtgtgtgtgtgagagagagagagagagagtgtgtgtgtgtgtgtgtgtgtgtgtgagagagagagagtgtgtgagtgtgtgtgtgtgtgagagcgagagagtgtgtgtgtgtctgtgagagagagagagacagagagagagacagagtgagagagaatatgagtgagagagaatatgaaaAGGTGAGAGGTCTgacctgccctgccctgctaaGGTGGGCTCCTTAAAGTAGATGCCAATGCAGGCAGTGAAATGATGCTGTATAGTCAGTCATTGATTTTGAGCACAAGTCATTTCAATTGTGAGAGCACTTCAACACCTGGCCTTGCCCAAAATGAGAGTTACAGAACTTTCAAAGTATGGCTTGGTGTCAGCCATTATTGGCAAGTGTCATATTTGGAAAAGACGCCACTCACTCCATGTATCCTTAATCCAAAGTGCTATTTGCAGTGCTCTCAATGATGTCaaataatctgtgtgtgagtgtgtgtgtgtgtatgtgtgtgtgtgtgtgtgtgtgtgtgtgtgtgtgtgtgtgtgcgtgtgtgtgtgtgtatgtgtgtgtgtgtgtgtgtgtgtgtgtgtgtgtgtgtgcgtgtgtgtgtgtgtgtgtgtgtgtgtgtgaaaatacaaACCTGATCTGCTAGACCGGGTTTCTTGGAGTAGATGCGGTGCAATGCACTATGGGAAATGACACAGTACAGGCAATGATTGTGGGCACTTGTGGCGACAACAATCAGCTCACGATCCGCCTTTGACAAATTCCCTGCAGCCAAAAAGATAGGTTTCAACACATAGCACACTATGCTATAATCAACAATTTCACACAATATCCCCTTCTTATCTCAGTGCAGATATGTTTCACTGCTTCATCAAATCTCACCTGTTTCTTTGTTCATAAGGGTATTGTAATAGGCAAAGAAGGCTCGGAATTCATCCGGCCTATGAGACAGTGCCTTAAACACGTTCGGGAGGAAACCACCCTGATGAAATAACGATACTTCTTTGTTAGTTTATAACAGAATAAATAGTTTAACAGTCAACAAATATCAGCAAATGAGACGGAACAACATACCTTTGTTTCTACCTCATCCATGAGTTCCACGATGTCATAAGGCAGATCCTTCTTGTAGGGAACTGGGTAGCGGCTAACGTTCTCATTGTTACCTGAGGAGCTGCAGTACCTTAGGAGAGTAGCTGGGGTTCTTTGATACACTTTGTCTACCTGTTGAATggaggactacacacacacacacacacacacataagcacacaaacaacGACAGCAAGGTGGCAGAGCTGCTCTATCATTTAGAAATCGAAGTCAGTGCCACCACAGCAGCTATGTATGTTTGGCAGGTGGCGGTCTTAGGAGGTTCTATATCCTCAAGTGGATGAGGAAAACTTTAATGTGAAAGGTTGTGCTATGCCTGCATCAAGATAACTAATCTACCTGAAAAGGCAAATGGTTTTGCCTTCTCtaatacataaacaatacatttaagtcactttaaaaaaaaaaactgcgcTTCAACGAATTAGGCTAGTTATACCAAACAATTTGCATCGGTTGAATACAGAACATGTCTTCTGAAGTAACACCTTGTATAGTTAAACAAACAGACCATCGCTCCACATGAGGGGCAGGACACCGGAATAACTAGCCTATTGGCAGAACAACTGTGATCCCTTTACGATGACGTTTTCTAAAGGTTATATAGACCATTGAAGCCTATGCATTGAGAAGGTTAAGTAGCCTACTATTGATCCACTCCGTTTGTGAAGGTGGTCTTTGGGTTcggttatttatttttccaagACGCATCCCTTTAGGACATAATGGCAGGTATACTGGAAATCTGGTCTTACCAGGAATGCAATTTTAGCGGGACGAAATAACTTGAGTGTACGGCAACACGCCATCGCAATGTGATCGACTCTACTGTTTGCCAACAGTGTTTGGAGACAGATACAGGATACAGATCTGACATTTCCTGGTTCTCCGATGCCTTCGAGGGCCAATCGCGGGCAGGGATACATGTAACGCCCTCCGAATGAAGCCAATCAGATTCACCATATTTCACCCGAGTCCGTAGACACATGGTTATTTCTGAGAGTCTTGTCTATTTAAGTTTCCGCTTTGTAAACACTGTAAAATCCAGTTAAACTAGCTATCCCACAAATTTGCATTTTACGCCATTACGTCTTTGTTCCTGATATCTCAGGCAGGGTTCATGAGCTGGCATGTTCCATGGGATTTTTTGCTATGTTTTGAGGCGAGTAGATAACATTTCACAGATAGTCTTTTCAAGTGTCATCACTTAAGGCAAGTGTTACATTCTGGTTTGACCAGTCAGACTGTGTTTCATCTCCtttcaaaaacaacaaaataacttTTTATTTCACCATGTATTTCTCTGTAAGTGTCAAGAGACTCTATAACCAAACCAAAGCCCTCAAGCAAGATCCTCTACAACCCAACAGTCATGGGTCAGGGAGCAGACATAGCCTACTGACAAACTCCTACCTTATTCAAACTGTACTGAAAGTCAATATGGATGAAAGCATAACAAAATAATGGTAACCAAATAGCCATGCAAATATAaccaaaaacattaaaataatcTAAAAACTAACAGCTCCCCTGGCGAGAAAAATTGGCTATAACAAGCTTGTTTGGCATGACTGCTCAACACTCCTTGTAAAAACAATGGCACATTGTTTTAATTCACAGACATGCAAGTAATGCATGCAGTAAAGAGGTACTTCAcgcttaaatgtgtttttggagcTGTTAACTACATTATatgactgtgctgtgatgaAACAGTTGTTTcatgctggtgttggtgttaaTACTGACAAAATGACcatttacatttctttttattttatggGGTAAAAAgggctcaacacgccatctactgtttcaAATCAccctgaaccttgcaaggcaGATGCTGATGTAGAGTCAACCGGGACTTCTCTacagtgaaatatatatatataaaaaaaagaatgctaACATCCTTTAATCACCCAATCTGGTGTTAAGAatgttaacccccccccctctcagccccttgccatctttttagcattttttcaaaatgatgcagtgggtggagttaggaTCAGAGATGGGGATGAAGTCACACTTTAAGTTAGAGTGAAAGGTTAGA
This genomic interval carries:
- the si:ch211-175m2.5 gene encoding uncharacterized protein si:ch211-175m2.5, with amino-acid sequence MACCRTLKLFRPAKIAFLSSIQQVDKVYQRTPATLLRYCSSSGNNENVSRYPVPYKKDLPYDIVELMDEVETKGGFLPNVFKALSHRPDEFRAFFAYYNTLMNKETGNLSKADRELIVVATSAHNHCLYCVISHSALHRIYSKKPGLADQVAVNYSTAELSPRERAMLDFALTVCRSENVTDQHFKALADHGLDREDAWDIAAIAAFFAMSNRLAHLTDMRPNEEFYNMGRMPRAKAGKGEKAKDGSA